The Xiphophorus hellerii strain 12219 chromosome 22, Xiphophorus_hellerii-4.1, whole genome shotgun sequence genome has a window encoding:
- the sgms1a gene encoding phosphatidylcholine:ceramide cholinephosphotransferase 1, with product MKKVAAWSTEDVFDWLSKEGMPEYTHALRQTDGPALLRLTKADFKVPPLSRVSPDGGERLLERMEILRIETHIEDHKNGHANGHVAGIPNGTSKPQRNGTLGRKDFEQEMIHIPMPTIEPTHTPFPTEWGKTGIAFIYAVVCFVTTSVVISVVHERVPPKEHTPPLPDKFFDLFDRREWAFSICEINGMLLVGLWLIQWMLLKHRSIVGRRFFFIVGTLYLYRCITMYITTLPVPGMHFKCSPKLLGNWEAQMRRIMKMIAGGGLSITGSHTMCGDYLYSGHTVMLTLTFLFIKEYSPRRFWLYHWTCLALSAIGIFCILLAHDHYTVDVVVAYFITTRLFWWYHTIANQQSLKETSPSNLLSRVWWYKLFQYFEENVNGTVPRNYQLPLAVRTMRWNRGVKFSRLDTQ from the exons ATGAAGAAGGTGGCAGCATGGTCGACagaagatgtttttgattggcTGAGCAAAGAGGGTATGCCAGAGTACACCCATGCCCTCCGTCAGACAGATGGCCCTGCTCTACTCAGGCTCACCAAGGCAGATTTCAAGGTGCCTCCCCTCTCGAGGGTGTCACCTGACGGCGGGGAGCGGCTGTTGGAGCGGATGGAGATCCTCCGGATAGAGACCCACATCGAGGATCATAAAAACGGTCACGCAAACGGGCACGTAGCGGGAATACCCAACGGAACTAGTAAGCCTCAGAGGAATGGCACGCTGGGGAGGAAAGACTTTGAGCAGGAGATGATCCACATTCCTATGCCAACAATAGAACCTACTCACACCCCATTCCCTACAGAGTGGGGGAAGACAGGCATAGCATTCATCTATGCTGTGGTGTGCTTCGTCACCACCAGTGTCGTCATTTCAGTGGTCCATGAACGAGTTCCTCCGAAGGAGCATACTCCGCCGCTGCCCGATAAGTTCTTTGACCTGTTCGACAGGCGTGAGTGGGCTTTCTCCATCTGCGAGATTAACGGCATGCTGTTGGTGGGCCTGTGGCTGATACAGTGGATGCTTCTCAAGCACAG atcAATTGTAGGCAGGAGATTCTTCTTCATTGTAGGAACGCTCTATCTCTACCGATGTATTACAATGTATATCACTACTCTTCCGGTTCCCGGGATGCACTTTAAGTGCTCACCAAAG CTTCTCGGGAACTGGGAGGCACAGATGAGGAGAATAATGAAAATGATTGCCGGCGGGGGCCTCTCCATCACAGGCTCCCACACCATGTGTGGAGATTATCTATATAGCGGCCACACTGTCATGTTGACGCTCACGTTCCTCTTCATCAAGGAGT ATTCCCCCAGGCGCTTTTGGTTGTACCACTGGACCTGCCTGGCACTGAGTGCCATAGGGATTTTCTGCATCCTCCTGGCCCACGACCACTACACTGTGGATGTGGTCGTGGCATACTTCATCACTACCCGCCTCTTCTGGTGGTACCACACAATAGCCAACCAGCAG tcGCTGAAGGAGACGTCACCGAGCAACCTGTTGTCACGGGTGTGGTGGTACAAACTCTTCCAGTATTTCGAAGAGAACGTGAACGGCACAGTTCCTCGGAATTACCAGCTGCCCCTCGCAGTGCGGACGATGCGCTGGAACCGTGGCGTGAAGTTCAGCCGACTGGACACGCAGTGA